One genomic window of Thermococcus indicus includes the following:
- a CDS encoding ADP-ribosylglycohydrolase family protein has protein sequence MELRSRLEGGLWGVLVGDAFGLTFQFTSRLAMELDYPRPEEIPMLDGLWSDDSSLTLATAHALTKGYSVEKIAENFLRWYYDGEFTPRGYPFDQGNTTSMAIERIASGVPPLEAGGSGEWDNGNGSLMRILPAAYYAYFKLSPLEEKLKLIHEVSMITHAHPRSLIGCGIYSLIIWNILDGMDKPGAYHEAIATAEKFYSIEPFAKELTHYDRVLSGRIHKVERSEIRGSGYVVHTLEASLWAFLRNEGFADAVKEVVSLGEDADTTGAVTGGLAGTYYGIDSIPKEWLEKIEAGEYVRKIIDEFVDSLLPGGQRRTRHGIPAHEAL, from the coding sequence ATGGAACTTCGGTCAAGGCTTGAAGGCGGCCTCTGGGGGGTTCTTGTTGGAGATGCCTTTGGATTGACATTTCAGTTCACCAGCAGACTTGCGATGGAGCTGGATTATCCAAGACCCGAGGAAATTCCAATGCTTGACGGCTTGTGGAGCGATGACTCCTCCTTAACCTTGGCAACCGCCCACGCACTGACAAAAGGCTACAGCGTCGAGAAGATTGCAGAAAACTTCCTCCGTTGGTATTATGACGGCGAATTCACGCCGAGGGGATATCCCTTCGACCAGGGCAACACAACCTCAATGGCAATAGAGCGCATTGCCAGTGGTGTTCCACCTCTCGAAGCTGGTGGTAGTGGAGAGTGGGACAATGGCAATGGTTCATTAATGAGAATCCTGCCAGCCGCTTATTATGCCTACTTCAAACTCAGCCCGCTGGAGGAGAAGCTCAAGCTCATTCACGAGGTCTCAATGATTACCCACGCTCATCCCCGCTCACTCATTGGTTGTGGCATCTATTCGTTAATCATATGGAACATTCTTGATGGAATGGACAAGCCGGGAGCTTACCACGAGGCAATAGCAACAGCGGAAAAGTTCTACTCAATAGAGCCGTTTGCCAAGGAGCTCACCCACTACGATAGAGTCTTGAGCGGGAGAATTCACAAAGTAGAGCGGAGCGAGATTAGGGGCAGTGGTTACGTTGTCCACACTCTTGAGGCGAGTCTCTGGGCGTTTCTAAGAAATGAGGGCTTTGCCGATGCAGTAAAGGAGGTAGTCTCTCTTGGAGAGGACGCTGACACTACCGGAGCCGTTACTGGCGGCTTGGCTGGGACGTATTATGGAATCGACAGCATTCCCAAAGAGTGGCTTGAGAAGATTGAGGCCGGGGAATATGTGAGGAAAATAATCGACGAATTCGTTGATAGCCTTCTCCCAGGAGGACAAAGGAGGACTCGGCATGGAATCCCAGCTCATGAGGCTCTATGA